From a single Pseudoliparis swirei isolate HS2019 ecotype Mariana Trench chromosome 12, NWPU_hadal_v1, whole genome shotgun sequence genomic region:
- the LOC130202775 gene encoding serine/threonine-protein phosphatase PP1-beta catalytic subunit-like — protein MAESELNIDSLISRLLEVRGCRPGKVVQMTEAEVRGLCIKSREIFLSQPILLELEAPLKICGDIHGQYTDLLRLFEYGSFPPEANYLFLGDYVDRGKQSLETICLLLAYKIKYPENFFLLRGNHECASINRIYGFYDECKRRFNIKLWKTFTDCFNCLPIAAIIDEKIFCCHGGLSPDLQSMEQIRRIMRPTDVPDTGLLCDLLWSDPDKDVQGWGENDRGVSFTFGADVVSKFLNRHDLDLICRAHQVVEDGYEFFAKRQLVTLFSAPNYCGEFDNAGGMMSVDESLMCSFQILKPSEKKAKYQYGGVNAGRPVTPPRTAQVPKKR, from the exons ATGGCGGAAAGCGAATTGAACATTGACAGTCTCATATCTCGACTACTGGAAG TGCGAGGATGTCGTCCAGGGAAGGTTGTACAGATGACAGAGGCTGAGGTGAGGGGGCTCTGCATCAAGTCCAGAGAGATTTTCCTCAGTCAGCCGATCCTGCTAGAACTGGAGGCTCCACTCAAAATCTGCG GTGATATCCATGGCCAGTACACAGACTTGCTGAGGCTATTTGAGTACGGCAGTTTCCCACCTGAGGCCAACTATCTGTTCTTGGGAGATTATGTGGACAGGGGGAAGCAGTCGCTGGAGACCATCTGCCTTCTGCTCGCCTACAAGATCAAATACCCAGAAAACTTTTTCTTGCTGAGGGGGAACCACGAGTGTGCCTCCATCAACCGCATCTACGGCTTCTATGATGAGT GCAAGCGCAGGTTCAACATAAAGCTCTGGAAGACCTTCACAGACTGTTTTAACTGTCTGCCCATTGCTGCGATTATCGATGAAAAGATTTTCTGCTGCCATGGAG GGCTCTCACCTGATCTACAGTCCATGGAACAAATTCGGCGCATTATGAGACCCACTGATGTCCCAGACACAG GGTTGCTGTGTGACCTGCTGTGGTCCGACCCAGACAAAGACGTCCAGGGCTGGGGGGAGAACGATCGAGGAGTTTCCTTCACCTTTGGGGCCGATGTTGTCAGCAAGTTTCTCAACCGCCACGACCTGGACCTTATCTGCCGAGCACACCAA GTTGTTGAAGACGGTTATGAGTTCTTTGCCAAGCGACAGCTGGTCACGCTGTTCTCTGCCCCCAACTACTGCGGGGAGTTTGACAATGCAGGAGGCATGATGAGTGTTGACGAGTCCCTTATGTGCTCCTTTCAG ATCCTGAAGCCgtcagaaaaaaaagcaaaataccAGTACGGCGGGGTGAATGCAGGACGTCCTGTCACCCCGCCTCGCACCGCGCAGGTCCCAAAAAAGAGGTGA